The nucleotide window GCTCAAACACCTCGCCGTTATAGCAGGCAGAGCCGATCAGAAGATTTTCACGCAGATCCTGAATGCAGCGCCGCAGAATCCGCGGTTCAGCCAGGAATTCTTCCCCGCTGCTTTTGGAATTGGCCTTGCCGAAGACCGCCAGATAATCGGTATTCGACAACGTGACCAGCTTGAACAGATCCTTAAGTCCGGCCTGGTTTTTGGCAATCACATTGACATGCCGCTTCATAACCTTGACAAATGCCTTCTTATCCTGAAGATTCTGCAAATCCGCCACAGTTTTCGCGCCGCGGTCTTTGCATTCCTTGATCATCAGCATGAACACGCTGGACAAGACATCAGCATCATAGTCGGCACGGTGCGCGACTTCCTCATCATAGGTAATCCGGTAATGCCGAGCGATGTTGCCTAAGCGATAGCTGCGCCGGTCAGAATGCAGCGCCCGCGCCAGATCCAGCGTATCAACAACAGGATTGGTCAGCGGCGCCATGCCGATCCGTTTGAGTTCTTCATTGAGGAAATTGTAGTCAAAGGTCGCGTTATGCGCAACCAGCACTTTGTCGCCGATAAAATCGACCAGCTCCCGTGCCACTTCGGCAAACGATTTCGCGTTGGCTACGTCTTCATTGGTAATGTTGGTCTTTTCTGAGATAAAGGCATTGATCGGCACCGGCGGTTTGACGAACAGCTGTTTGGTTTCTTTAATCTCACCGCGTTCGATGACGACCGCACCGAATTCGATAATGTGATCAAAACTGCAGGACAAACCTGTGGTTTCCAAGTCATAGACGACATACGCCGTATCGCTCAGTGAATCCTCGCGGGGATTGCGGACAATCGTCAAGAACTCATCGACCATGTTCATCTCAACGCCATAGAGGATTTTAAATTCGCGTTCCTTATCGCCTTTCAAAAGCCTTGCCGCACAGCTTTGCGCTTTCGGGAAAGCCTGACAGGCCATATGATCCGTGATCGCAATCGCACGATGTCCCCACTTAAACGCCTGCGTAACTAGTTCTTCGACTTCGCAGACGCCGTCCATTTCTGATTTGTTGGTATGGCAATGCAGCTCTACCCGCTTCACCTCAGCGGTATCCTGCTCCGCTTCCTTCTTCTCCATTTTGACGATATCGTCAGGAAAGAAAACCAGCTCCTTGGAAAAAGAATCGTAGCGGACCGATCCATAGACCCGGACAAGGTCCCCAACACTCACTTCGTTGAGTTTCTCCTTGGGACAACGGGCGCTCTCGAACCGCTTGCAGGTAATCGCATCGTCATTATCCTTAACATACAGTGTCTGAATTTCGTTGCCAGTCTTCTTGATCGTAATCGAATCCTTTTCAAAGATCGTTCCGACAAACTGAACATTTTGAATTTCATCGGTCATTTCTTTTAAGGTGAGCACCGGATAATCTTCCATTTTGGTGCGGCGCGAACGGTATTTGGGCTTATCCTGCGAAACCGAAGGATTCGACTGCGGCTTCGGTGCTTCTTTCGGCATTTTGACCTCAATTTGCGTAAAGCTGGCAGTACGGCAGGAAAACTCAAAATCATAGGTGATGCCGACGTTCTGCATAAAGTGATCGAGTTCTTCCCGACAGGACTGAGCCTGCTGCTTCAGCGCTTCATCGGTAAACAGGCAATCCACGATCCGATCCTTCACGGTCGGAATCGCATCCTTCAGAACATGTCCATAGCGGGAATGCTCGCTGTAAAACTTACAGTATTTCAGCATTTCACCGGAATCCAGATCGCAGACATCCGCGCTGATCCGCAGCTCAACCGGGCAGCCGATCAACTGAACCAGTCCATGATTAAAACACAGCAGCTGTTCCAGCGGCAGCGTCTTCGGCAGCTGCATGTCCAACACGACTTTCTTTTTCGCCGTAATAAATTTACAATGTGTTATTTTTCCCTGTTCAAAATAAGTATTGTCCAAGCCTTCAATTCGGGCTTTGCTTAGCGTTTCTTTTAATTCAATTGTTCCCATCAGCGCATCTCCATCCTGTTCCTGGGTATCATTCTAACATTTTTCACCCTGAAATAGAATTGAAAATATCTTTCATCCTTGTCACACGAAATGAAAATCCATTTCGTTCACTCCCAACTGTTTATTTCTTTTACCGTTTCTGCACTTCAATACAACTGAACAGTATCATCATCGGTCATAACAAAAATCGACTTCCGCAGAAGCCGATCTTTGATTAAAATTAGAATACGTACAGACTAGAAAATTCCACCTAATAATGAAGCTATTGCTTTTGCCAACATGCCAAACAGCGAGAAATCATTACCGGCATTGATCAGCATCCAGTTGGCAATCGTATGTGAATACGCCAATGCGGAAAAACCAACCATGACAACCATGACGGCTGCCGCAACAAACGTGCCGATCACCGCACCGCGCAATCCACCCTGGCCTTCACCCAAGATCGCTGCTGTACCGCATTCAAAGAAAGAAGTAATGACAAGCGGAACAAGCATAATTCCGAAAACCTGAGTCGCATTGCAGATCAGAATCAAAACCGTTGAGGTAATCATTGCGACAACAAATCCAATCAGTACAGCATTAGGCTTATACGTGAAAAGCATTGGGCAATCGTAAGCCGGGATGGCATTCGGTACAACCTTTTCTGAGATACCTTTGAAGGCTGGTACAATCTGACTGATTAACATCCGCACGCCCTGCAGCAGCAGAATCAAGCCAGCGCCATAATTTAAACCTTGGGCAATCGCCACAACCACGATATTTTCCCCTTCACCCAACATCGTCGGAATCGTTAAGCCAACGATTACAAACATAACAAAGATAACCAAGCAGCCGGTAATCGAAATTTCACTGAAGAAAGACAAGGCCTTTGGAATTTTGATATCCTCGGTTGATTTTTCTTTGTTGCCGACTTTAGATGCAACAAATCCTGAAATTAAGCCGAGATATCCGGTTGGATGTCCCAGCAGAAAGCTGTCATCCTTAGTGACCGCAAACGTATATTTCTTGAGTGCCCACGGCATTAAAGACCAATATAATGCTGAGCAGATCGCTGCAAACAGGATCAATGGCATCCCCCGCAGACCCCCTTCAACACCAGCAGCGACGAAGATAAACGGGAACCACCACAACATATGTCCAGTTAAAAAGATTGTTTTTACCGGTGTAAACCGGGCAATCAGCAGATGCAGGATCATGCCGACAAACATCGCCATGCCGATATCCCCGCCAAACGATGCCGTAAACGTTGCATCATTTAGCCCTTCAACCACCACTCCATTCAAAGACTGAAAAGCCGTATTGATCGGAAGAATGGATTGAACCAGCATTGATACACCGGTATTGAGAATAACCATACCAAAGGCTGTCATCAGCGCGCCTTTTACAATTGTACCAAACGGCTTTTTTTGAAGCGCCAGGCCCAAAGCCGCGATCAACCCCAAAAGCACTGGCGGATTGCGGAAAATGCTGTTAATGATAAAATTCATCAGTTCCATTTTATAAGCCCCCTTTCAGCTTACTTTCTCTGATTTAGAAACTGTTTCACCTGTGTTTCCACTTCTGCTAAATCCATATAGCGGCTGACAGCATAGACGGGAACAGAAACGCTTTGAGATAATTCTGGCTGCAGCTGCGGACTTGTAAAAATGGCATCACAGTCAACACTGTGCGCAGAGGTCAGATCTGTATTTTCGACTTCCGCATCAAGGCCCAATTTATCTGCCACTTTTTGCAAACTCATTGCCAAAATCAAACTGGATCCTACCCCAAAGCCACATACAGCAACAAATTTCATGTTTTTCACCTCCTTTTTCAAGCTTTATCTAAGATTGATCCTGCTGGATCAATCGCAAGATCTCTTCAGCACTGCCCTGACATAATTTTTCAATATTAGCCTGATCATACAGAATCTCTGTCAGTTCAGCCAGCGCCCGGATATGCGAAGTGCTGTCTACCGTGGCTAAAACCGCAAACAGATTGACGGGTTTACCTAACAAATCCACAGCTTTCTTCACACTGAGGATCGCCATTCCCAACCGATGCACATGCTTCGCACCACTGGCATGCGGCAAAGCAAACCGATCAGCCAAGACAATATAAGGGCCATATTTTTCAATTGAAGCGATCATTTCCTGAATATACTGCGGATCAACAGATCCATCTTCCACTAAGGGTAAAGCTGCCTCAGCGATCGCCGTCTGCCAGCTGTCAACATGATCCAAAACGCGGATCTTATTCGATGTGATCAGTTCCTTAAGCATAGGATTTTTCTTTACCTCCTTTTGTTTATAGAGTAATGTTTCTAATTCCCGGATCAATGCTGCCCGGTTGTGAATCTTGCAATATTTTTCGATCACCTGGATTAACGACTGAATCGCCGGCCTGTTTTCCGGCATCACAATCCCAATGCATTTTTCCATTAACAAACAGACATCCTGACGATTCAGCAGCGGATTAACCTGAAGCAGTTTTCCATCCAATCCTTCAAGCGGCATTGTTGAAACAATATAATCCACCTCAGCCGTAAGCTGAGATAACTTTTGCAGCGAAACAATATCAACAATATCAATGAGCGGAATGTTTTGTTCAATCTGGATCTGCAACATCTGTGAAACCATTAACCCCTGAGGACACACCAACACAATCCGATTGCGCAGCCGCCGATGTTTTTCCTGACTGTGCAGGACACCGCCGAAATACGCTGTAAGAAAGGCTATTTCTTCTTCACGGATACCCTTGAACTCAGGGAAAATCTGTTCATCCTCCAAAATTGCCCGGATCATGGTAAACAGCTCAAAATAACGTAGTTTTATTTCCTCCAGACAGAAATTGCGGATCGGAAACTGAAATTGTATCCGATAATAGGAAGCAAGCAGATGTTGTTTAATACTGCGGCGAATCGCTTCGCGATCTTCAATGACGACGGCCATGCGGGTTTCAAAACAGGTAATCAGCCGCATCACCCCCTGATCTATAATCGTTAATTTGTCATTCGCTTTTAACGTTGTCAAAGAACTGATAAAAGCGGTCAGATAAGCAGCTTCCCAAGGATCAGTGATTTTCAGATCTTCAGCCACTGAATTCCGATAGGCAAACTCCTTTGTTTCCTGTGTCCAATTTCTTTGAATTCGTTTACCCTGAACACTCCGCAAGCGCACAAATCGCAGCATTGCCGAAAGCATTGCTAATGAATAATCGGCTAAGCCCAGCTGATTTTTCTGATTAAACGTGAGAATCTCACCGCTGATTCGATTAATCAAGTTGTTATCGTTATACAGGCAATAGATAAAACGGTCACGAATCTGATTTTCATTGCCGTCAATTTGATAACGTTGTCCATCATAGCGCAGTTCAATTTTCTGACTTTGCAGCTGTAGACGTAGTTCACTCATAAAATGGGTCATCGTTGCATGACTGATCTGAAGCTTTTGTTCCATTTGTTCCAGCCGTGGAAAATCCTCATTCAAAATTTTATAGAGTATGAATTCCAGTTTTTCCTGACTTTCAGAAAAATCTTGCGTTT belongs to Holdemania massiliensis and includes:
- a CDS encoding PTS ascorbate transporter subunit IIC; translated protein: MELMNFIINSIFRNPPVLLGLIAALGLALQKKPFGTIVKGALMTAFGMVILNTGVSMLVQSILPINTAFQSLNGVVVEGLNDATFTASFGGDIGMAMFVGMILHLLIARFTPVKTIFLTGHMLWWFPFIFVAAGVEGGLRGMPLILFAAICSALYWSLMPWALKKYTFAVTKDDSFLLGHPTGYLGLISGFVASKVGNKEKSTEDIKIPKALSFFSEISITGCLVIFVMFVIVGLTIPTMLGEGENIVVVAIAQGLNYGAGLILLLQGVRMLISQIVPAFKGISEKVVPNAIPAYDCPMLFTYKPNAVLIGFVVAMITSTVLILICNATQVFGIMLVPLVITSFFECGTAAILGEGQGGLRGAVIGTFVAAAVMVVMVGFSALAYSHTIANWMLINAGNDFSLFGMLAKAIASLLGGIF
- a CDS encoding PTS sugar transporter subunit IIB, which produces MKFVAVCGFGVGSSLILAMSLQKVADKLGLDAEVENTDLTSAHSVDCDAIFTSPQLQPELSQSVSVPVYAVSRYMDLAEVETQVKQFLNQRK
- a CDS encoding BglG family transcription antiterminator; its protein translation is MKKRQSELIHRILQSPGLSFDTVVKQLGVSKRTLYYDIEEINYLLRNCAQLKKVKGQLVLVGDLQRIRQVIADQTQDFSESQEKLEFILYKILNEDFPRLEQMEQKLQISHATMTHFMSELRLQLQSQKIELRYDGQRYQIDGNENQIRDRFIYCLYNDNNLINRISGEILTFNQKNQLGLADYSLAMLSAMLRFVRLRSVQGKRIQRNWTQETKEFAYRNSVAEDLKITDPWEAAYLTAFISSLTTLKANDKLTIIDQGVMRLITCFETRMAVVIEDREAIRRSIKQHLLASYYRIQFQFPIRNFCLEEIKLRYFELFTMIRAILEDEQIFPEFKGIREEEIAFLTAYFGGVLHSQEKHRRLRNRIVLVCPQGLMVSQMLQIQIEQNIPLIDIVDIVSLQKLSQLTAEVDYIVSTMPLEGLDGKLLQVNPLLNRQDVCLLMEKCIGIVMPENRPAIQSLIQVIEKYCKIHNRAALIRELETLLYKQKEVKKNPMLKELITSNKIRVLDHVDSWQTAIAEAALPLVEDGSVDPQYIQEMIASIEKYGPYIVLADRFALPHASGAKHVHRLGMAILSVKKAVDLLGKPVNLFAVLATVDSTSHIRALAELTEILYDQANIEKLCQGSAEEILRLIQQDQS